In Salinibacterium sp. ZJ70, one DNA window encodes the following:
- a CDS encoding acyl-CoA dehydrogenase family protein — protein sequence MSTLASPLGIDPYGFASTHLSEAARDVLSGLAETLEADIRPLMAEAWETATMPPAVLEALTPLRLMDPPGMDESEASSSMFSGFRNYVLARADVSVATAYNAQSGLFRTTVMLGGSPEQARELDPRVRSFDLVGAFALTEPDHGSDIANGLATTARRDGDHWILDGVKRWIGGADTADVLAVFARDTETSDIRAFLVERTAPGVRIDVMHGKVSLRPMQNAQITLEGVRVSDDARLGGVNGWADVARLLRSMRSDVAWIATGLQAGALDAATAYTRERLQFDRPIASFALVQEKLARMLGNLTASLGMVVQLSTRQDAGDVRDENSALAKMWTAAHARETAALGRELLGGNGLLLEHDAARFFADAEAVYSYEGTHEITSLIVGRSLTGHSAFL from the coding sequence ATGAGCACCCTCGCCTCGCCCCTCGGCATCGATCCGTACGGGTTCGCATCGACGCACCTGAGCGAGGCCGCGCGCGACGTGCTGTCGGGGCTCGCCGAGACCCTCGAGGCCGACATCCGCCCGCTCATGGCCGAGGCGTGGGAGACGGCCACGATGCCGCCAGCGGTGCTCGAAGCGCTCACCCCGCTGCGGCTCATGGACCCGCCTGGCATGGATGAGTCGGAGGCGTCGTCGAGCATGTTCTCCGGTTTCCGCAACTACGTGCTCGCGCGTGCGGATGTGTCGGTTGCGACCGCCTACAACGCCCAGTCGGGGCTGTTCCGCACGACCGTGATGCTCGGGGGCTCGCCCGAGCAGGCCCGCGAACTCGACCCCCGCGTGCGCTCCTTCGACCTCGTGGGCGCCTTCGCGCTCACCGAGCCCGACCACGGCTCCGACATCGCGAATGGCCTCGCGACGACCGCGCGCCGCGACGGCGACCACTGGATCCTCGATGGTGTGAAGCGCTGGATCGGCGGCGCCGACACGGCAGACGTGCTCGCCGTGTTCGCGCGCGACACCGAGACCTCCGACATCCGCGCGTTCCTCGTGGAGCGCACGGCCCCCGGCGTGCGCATCGACGTGATGCACGGCAAGGTGTCGCTGCGGCCCATGCAGAACGCGCAGATCACGCTCGAGGGGGTGCGGGTCTCGGATGACGCGCGCCTCGGAGGTGTGAACGGCTGGGCGGATGTCGCGCGTCTGCTGCGCTCGATGCGCTCCGACGTCGCGTGGATCGCCACCGGCCTCCAGGCAGGCGCGCTCGACGCCGCTACCGCGTACACACGCGAGCGTCTCCAGTTCGACCGGCCCATCGCCTCCTTCGCGCTCGTGCAGGAGAAGCTCGCGCGCATGCTCGGCAACCTCACCGCCTCGCTCGGCATGGTCGTGCAGCTCTCGACCCGCCAGGACGCGGGTGATGTGCGCGACGAGAACTCGGCGCTCGCCAAGATGTGGACCGCTGCGCACGCGCGCGAGACCGCCGCCCTCGGCCGCGAGCTGCTCGGCGGCAACGGGCTGCTGCTCGAACACGACGCCGCCCGCTTCTTCGCCGACGCCGAAGCCGTGTACTCGTACGAGGGCACGCACGAGATCACCTCCCTCATCGTCGGGCGGTCCCTCACGGGGCACTCCGCCTTCCTCTGA
- a CDS encoding MaoC family dehydratase has protein sequence MTTIVDYADAASLAGTDLGFTDWHTITQEQVNLFADATDDHQWIHVDPARAATGPFGAPIAHGFLSLSLTVKFWTELLDVTGVSTKVNYGLDKVRFISPVKVGTRVRGTATIAEVTEIPGGYQFAVDQTIEIEDAPKPAVVARGLYRFYA, from the coding sequence GTGACCACCATCGTCGACTACGCAGACGCGGCCTCCCTCGCCGGCACCGACCTCGGCTTCACCGACTGGCACACCATCACCCAGGAGCAGGTGAACCTGTTCGCCGACGCCACCGACGACCACCAGTGGATCCACGTCGACCCGGCGCGCGCCGCCACGGGCCCCTTCGGCGCCCCGATCGCGCACGGATTCCTGTCGCTCTCGCTCACCGTGAAGTTCTGGACCGAGCTGCTCGATGTGACGGGTGTGAGCACCAAGGTCAACTACGGCCTCGACAAGGTGCGGTTCATCTCGCCCGTCAAGGTGGGCACCCGCGTGCGCGGCACCGCGACGATCGCCGAGGTCACCGAGATCCCGGGCGGCTACCAGTTCGCCGTCGACCAGACGATCGAGATCGAGGATGCGCCGAAGCCCGCCGTCGTGGCGCGCGGGCTGTACCGCTTCTACGCCTGA
- a CDS encoding long-chain fatty acid--CoA ligase — translation MMHERGLGYWMSTRRIKTPDTVALIYGDGASLTYGQLADGADRVSALLRRLGVTAGDRVALMSENSPEFLQVLFGTVQLGAVFVPVNTRLAGPEIAHVLTDSGARVVIFEPDFAARVEVAVQEASVEHLLVTGEGTDAEPGLGALLRGIEGDGTIVDVPLDAPAAMLYTSGTTGRAKGALLSHRNLTWVALNALVDYDIVSTDVALMISPLFHAASLGMGALPVTLKGATMVLERGFDPGRALHQIQHHGITMLSGVPTTYQLMADHPDWSSTDLSTLRKLTCGGSAVPTRILNAYEERGLAFSQGYGMTETSPGATSLSPAMTRAKQGSVGLPHFFTAVRIADEDDNLVGTGHIGEIQVSGPNVFLGYHGLPEATEAAFTADGWYRSGDLGYLDEDGYLFIADRAKDLIISGGENIYPAEVENAMSDVPGVASVAVIGIPDEQWGEVPWAIVTVSDVEAPMTTEAIRMVLDGRIARFKLPKNVVVVDELPRTASGKVKKAELRERFGPR, via the coding sequence ATGATGCACGAACGCGGTCTCGGATACTGGATGTCCACGCGCCGGATCAAGACACCCGACACGGTGGCGCTCATCTACGGCGACGGCGCGAGCCTCACCTACGGTCAGCTCGCGGATGGCGCCGATCGGGTGAGCGCTCTGCTGCGCCGCCTCGGGGTCACGGCGGGCGACCGCGTGGCGCTCATGAGCGAGAACAGCCCCGAGTTCCTGCAGGTGCTCTTCGGCACCGTGCAGCTGGGGGCCGTGTTCGTGCCCGTCAACACGCGGCTCGCGGGCCCCGAGATCGCGCACGTGCTCACCGACTCGGGTGCGCGCGTCGTGATCTTCGAACCCGACTTCGCGGCGCGGGTCGAGGTCGCCGTGCAGGAGGCCTCCGTCGAGCACCTGCTGGTCACGGGCGAGGGCACGGATGCGGAGCCCGGGCTCGGCGCACTGCTGCGCGGCATCGAGGGTGACGGGACGATCGTCGATGTCCCGCTCGACGCCCCCGCCGCCATGCTCTACACCTCGGGCACGACAGGTCGCGCGAAGGGCGCCCTCCTCAGCCACCGCAACCTCACCTGGGTGGCCCTCAACGCCCTCGTCGACTACGACATCGTCTCCACGGATGTCGCCCTCATGATCTCGCCGCTCTTCCACGCGGCCTCGCTCGGCATGGGCGCCCTGCCCGTCACGCTCAAGGGCGCGACGATGGTGCTCGAGCGCGGGTTCGATCCGGGTCGGGCGCTGCACCAGATCCAGCACCACGGCATCACGATGCTGAGCGGCGTTCCCACGACCTACCAGCTCATGGCCGATCATCCGGATTGGTCCTCGACCGACCTGAGCACGCTGCGCAAGCTCACCTGCGGCGGCTCGGCGGTGCCCACGCGCATCCTGAACGCCTACGAGGAGCGCGGGCTCGCGTTCTCGCAGGGCTACGGCATGACCGAGACCTCGCCTGGCGCCACCTCGCTCTCTCCCGCGATGACCCGCGCCAAGCAGGGGAGCGTCGGCCTCCCGCATTTCTTCACCGCGGTGCGCATCGCCGACGAGGACGACAACCTCGTGGGAACCGGGCACATCGGCGAGATCCAGGTGTCGGGGCCGAACGTGTTCCTCGGCTACCACGGCCTCCCCGAGGCGACGGAGGCGGCGTTCACCGCCGACGGCTGGTACCGCTCAGGCGATCTCGGCTACCTCGACGAGGACGGCTACCTCTTCATCGCGGATCGCGCGAAGGATCTGATCATCTCGGGCGGCGAGAACATCTACCCCGCCGAGGTCGAGAACGCCATGAGCGATGTGCCGGGCGTCGCGAGCGTCGCCGTGATCGGCATCCCCGACGAGCAGTGGGGCGAGGTGCCGTGGGCGATCGTCACCGTGAGCGATGTCGAAGCGCCCATGACCACCGAGGCGATCCGCATGGTGCTCGACGGGCGGATCGCCCGCTTCAAGCTGCCGAAGAACGTCGTCGTCGTCGACGAGCTGCCGCGCACCGCATCCGGCAAGGTGAAGAAGGCCGAGCTGCGGGAGCGGTTCGGGCCGCGCTGA
- a CDS encoding PaaX family transcriptional regulator C-terminal domain-containing protein, translated as MRSRAPKQLLFSFLGEFVLERHPGPLRASVFLEVMEAAGVAAPATRATLDRMATRGLLRRHRRGREIEFELTDQVRAVLGEASHRVRGVDPFAPHGDEWTLVTFTLPEGQRTTRHRLRSALTWAGFAPLRDGLWLAPGDVDLESTLEPLRDELPAGTITAFRASSIPGFPMGESVRSAWDIDAIRAAHHAFIDTWGRPGSTDGSDNPVSARTMLVADWLALLRADPRLPREFMDPDWPAERSVAVYRARHDELDGPATEAFLRLVGADVAAPVAARG; from the coding sequence GTGCGTAGTCGCGCCCCCAAGCAGCTGCTGTTCTCGTTCCTCGGCGAGTTCGTGCTCGAGCGCCACCCCGGCCCGTTGCGGGCCAGCGTCTTCCTCGAGGTGATGGAGGCCGCGGGTGTCGCCGCGCCCGCGACCCGCGCCACGCTCGACCGGATGGCCACCCGCGGCCTGCTGCGGCGACACCGTCGCGGGCGCGAGATCGAGTTCGAGCTCACCGATCAGGTGCGCGCGGTGCTGGGGGAGGCATCCCATCGCGTGCGCGGTGTCGACCCCTTCGCGCCCCACGGCGACGAGTGGACGCTCGTCACCTTCACGCTCCCCGAGGGGCAGCGCACCACGCGCCATCGTCTCCGCTCGGCTCTCACCTGGGCGGGCTTCGCGCCGCTGCGCGACGGCCTGTGGCTCGCGCCCGGCGATGTCGACCTCGAGTCGACCCTCGAGCCGCTGCGGGACGAGCTGCCCGCCGGCACCATCACCGCGTTCCGGGCGAGCAGCATCCCGGGCTTCCCGATGGGCGAGTCGGTGCGCTCCGCGTGGGACATCGACGCGATCCGCGCCGCGCATCACGCGTTCATCGACACCTGGGGTCGCCCAGGGTCGACCGATGGGAGCGACAATCCCGTCTCGGCGCGCACCATGCTCGTCGCCGACTGGCTCGCGCTGCTGCGGGCAGACCCGCGGCTGCCGCGCGAGTTCATGGATCCCGACTGGCCCGCCGAGCGTTCGGTCGCGGTCTACCGCGCGCGCCACGACGAACTCGACGGCCCCGCGACCGAGGCGTTCCTGCGTCTCGTGGGGGCCGACGTCGCGGCACCCGTCGCAGCCCGCGGCTGA
- a CDS encoding ABC transporter ATP-binding protein — translation MPETLLKVENLKKVYESSTGVVEAIGDISFDMRRGELVCIVGPSGCGKTTLLKCIAGLLAPTEGLIEIDGKPVTGPPPNMALVFQEYGRSLYPWLTVRGNVELPLKHKKLTKEQRTQLVDDALQAVGLEHATGSYPWQLSGGMQQRVAIARAVAYEPEVLIMDEPFAAVDAQTRADLEDLVRQLHRDRGMSLLFVTHDIDESVYLGERVIVLSKSPTWVQEDLVVDLAPERDQITTRALPRFTELRTHVYEQIQRAKRGEAVRPHA, via the coding sequence GTGCCTGAGACGCTCCTCAAGGTCGAGAACCTCAAGAAGGTCTACGAGTCCTCGACGGGTGTCGTCGAGGCGATCGGCGACATCAGCTTCGACATGCGTCGCGGCGAGCTCGTGTGCATCGTCGGTCCGTCGGGCTGCGGCAAGACGACGCTGCTGAAGTGCATCGCCGGGCTCCTCGCGCCCACGGAGGGGCTCATCGAGATCGACGGCAAACCCGTCACCGGGCCGCCGCCGAACATGGCGCTCGTGTTCCAGGAGTACGGCCGCAGCCTCTACCCGTGGCTCACCGTGCGCGGCAACGTCGAGCTGCCGCTCAAGCACAAGAAGCTCACCAAGGAGCAGCGCACGCAGCTCGTCGACGACGCCCTGCAGGCGGTCGGTCTCGAGCATGCGACCGGCAGCTACCCGTGGCAGCTCTCGGGCGGCATGCAGCAGCGCGTCGCGATCGCGCGCGCTGTGGCCTACGAGCCCGAGGTGCTCATCATGGATGAGCCCTTCGCGGCCGTCGACGCGCAGACGCGCGCCGACCTCGAGGATCTGGTGCGCCAGCTGCACCGCGACCGCGGCATGTCGCTCCTCTTCGTCACCCACGACATCGACGAATCGGTGTACCTGGGGGAGCGCGTGATCGTGCTGTCGAAGTCTCCCACCTGGGTGCAGGAGGACCTGGTCGTCGACCTCGCCCCGGAGCGCGACCAGATCACGACGCGTGCGCTGCCGCGGTTCACGGAGCTGCGCACGCACGTCTACGAGCAGATCCAGCGGGCGAAGCGCGGCGAAGCGGTCCGTCCCCACGCGTGA
- a CDS encoding ABC transporter permease, giving the protein MTRSISVLRKPPGRSRSILESIWFAIGFPLLLLVAWGIWATVSPQRFFPGPLAILEAFVATWVGPAFFVDVLPSLGRLAIGIVLSIVVGIAAGTVIGLVRWLRDLLEPTLEFFRAIPPPVLVPILMLVMGTGDATRVIVIVAGAVWPVLLNTIEGVRSTDSVMTETARSYALTPIERLRYLVLPSASPRIMTGVRQALSVALILMVISEMFNNSSGLGYRITYFQTNYLIAEMWSGILLLGLVGVLLAAIFGFVERRVLRWYHGIKEVERA; this is encoded by the coding sequence ATGACCCGCTCCATCAGCGTGCTGCGCAAGCCTCCGGGCCGGTCGCGCAGCATCCTCGAGAGCATCTGGTTCGCGATCGGGTTTCCGCTGCTCCTGCTGGTCGCATGGGGGATCTGGGCGACCGTCTCGCCGCAGAGGTTCTTCCCCGGGCCCCTCGCCATCCTCGAAGCCTTCGTCGCCACCTGGGTCGGCCCCGCGTTCTTCGTCGACGTGCTGCCGAGCCTCGGCCGCCTCGCGATCGGCATCGTGCTCTCGATCGTCGTGGGCATCGCCGCTGGCACCGTGATCGGTCTCGTGCGCTGGCTGCGCGACCTGCTGGAGCCCACGCTCGAGTTCTTCCGCGCCATCCCGCCGCCCGTGCTCGTGCCGATCCTCATGCTCGTGATGGGCACCGGGGATGCGACGCGCGTCATCGTGATCGTCGCGGGCGCAGTGTGGCCCGTGCTCCTCAACACCATCGAGGGGGTGCGCTCGACCGACTCGGTCATGACCGAGACGGCACGCTCCTACGCGCTCACCCCCATCGAACGGCTGCGCTACCTCGTGCTGCCGTCGGCGAGCCCGCGCATCATGACCGGCGTGCGCCAGGCGCTCTCGGTCGCGCTCATCCTCATGGTCATCTCCGAGATGTTCAACAACTCCTCGGGGCTCGGATACCGCATCACCTACTTCCAGACGAACTACCTCATCGCCGAGATGTGGAGCGGCATCCTGCTGCTCGGCCTCGTCGGCGTGCTGCTCGCGGCGATCTTCGGATTCGTCGAGCGGCGGGTGCTGCGCTGGTACCACGGAATCAAGGAGGTCGAGCGTGCCTGA
- a CDS encoding ABC transporter permease, producing MTSATLVAARPRSRRSSRGLRKPLLGLAGILGFLITWQLIPTLGIIDARYLPPATTVLAQLVNEFSDLEFWRNVGRTLTTWGIGLAIATLAATAIGTVVGLVPFLRRLTHTTVEFLRPIPSVALIPLAILMFGFQMPAALLIVVYASFWQVFVQVLYGVADVDTVARDTARSFGLSRASRFRNLVLPTALPYIMTGVRLGAAVALILTVTAELLIAVPGIGRVIVFARSAGDVPTVYTYVVVAGLLGLIVNIIFRLVERRILSWHQSVRGEDVV from the coding sequence ATGACATCCGCCACCCTCGTCGCCGCGCGGCCCCGGTCGCGCCGCTCGTCGCGTGGACTGCGCAAGCCGCTGCTCGGCCTTGCGGGGATCCTCGGGTTCCTGATCACCTGGCAGCTCATCCCGACCCTCGGCATCATCGATGCCCGCTACCTGCCGCCCGCCACCACGGTGCTCGCGCAGCTCGTGAACGAGTTCAGCGACCTCGAGTTCTGGCGCAACGTCGGCCGCACTCTCACCACGTGGGGGATCGGGCTCGCGATCGCCACCCTCGCGGCCACCGCCATCGGCACCGTCGTCGGCCTCGTGCCGTTCCTGCGGCGCCTCACCCACACGACCGTCGAGTTCCTGCGCCCGATCCCGTCGGTCGCCCTCATCCCGCTCGCGATCCTGATGTTCGGCTTCCAGATGCCGGCTGCGCTGCTGATCGTCGTCTACGCGAGCTTCTGGCAGGTGTTCGTGCAGGTGCTCTACGGCGTCGCCGACGTCGACACGGTCGCGCGCGACACCGCACGCAGCTTCGGGCTCTCGCGCGCATCGCGCTTCCGCAACCTCGTGCTGCCCACCGCGCTGCCCTACATCATGACGGGCGTGCGCCTGGGGGCTGCGGTCGCACTCATCCTCACGGTCACCGCCGAGCTGCTCATCGCGGTTCCCGGCATCGGCCGGGTGATCGTCTTCGCGCGGAGCGCGGGCGACGTTCCCACGGTCTACACCTACGTGGTCGTCGCGGGGCTGCTCGGCCTCATCGTCAACATCATCTTCCGGCTCGTGGAGCGTCGCATTCTCTCCTGGCACCAGTCGGTCCGAGGGGAGGACGTCGTATGA
- a CDS encoding ABC transporter substrate-binding protein — MKKALTAAAFGAAVALALVGCTDSAAGPTTAPSDSDSGEVRTVRVAALPIAETGALWAAMEEGIFAEHGLEIEVVPAQGGAQAIPGLLNGDIEFAIGQPFGPFRAALADLGAPIISNYSSSLGADADKDVNAVVALNSSGIETAADLAGKRVSVNSLGAAGDVTIMKAVQDAGGDPSTIEFVEVAFPDAQAQLEAGTIDAAWVPDPFMSMVANGEGRIVIHPYQETIPELALLTNITTQKLIDEDPELVKAYAEAMAEALDWAQANPDAVRAAIVENMGIPEAAAAGITLPTFTAKLDEANVTSLAELGVEFGVLPEMPDFGKLINLQ, encoded by the coding sequence ATGAAGAAAGCACTCACCGCGGCTGCATTCGGCGCCGCGGTCGCACTCGCACTCGTCGGATGCACCGACTCCGCTGCCGGCCCCACCACCGCCCCCAGCGATTCGGACTCCGGCGAGGTGCGCACCGTCCGCGTCGCAGCCCTGCCCATCGCCGAGACCGGCGCCCTCTGGGCCGCCATGGAGGAGGGGATCTTCGCCGAGCACGGTCTCGAGATCGAGGTCGTCCCTGCGCAGGGTGGCGCACAGGCGATCCCCGGACTCCTGAACGGCGACATCGAGTTCGCCATCGGCCAGCCGTTCGGACCCTTCCGTGCCGCGCTCGCCGACCTCGGTGCGCCCATCATCAGCAACTACTCGAGCTCGCTCGGCGCCGACGCAGACAAGGATGTCAACGCGGTCGTCGCCCTCAACTCGTCCGGCATCGAGACCGCCGCCGACCTCGCGGGCAAGCGCGTCTCGGTGAACTCGCTCGGCGCCGCCGGCGACGTCACCATCATGAAGGCCGTCCAGGATGCGGGCGGAGACCCGAGCACGATCGAGTTCGTCGAGGTCGCGTTCCCTGACGCTCAGGCGCAGCTCGAGGCTGGCACGATCGACGCCGCCTGGGTTCCGGACCCCTTCATGTCGATGGTCGCGAACGGCGAGGGCCGCATCGTCATCCACCCGTACCAGGAGACGATCCCCGAGCTGGCTCTGCTCACCAACATCACCACGCAGAAGCTCATCGATGAGGATCCGGAGCTCGTGAAGGCGTACGCCGAGGCGATGGCCGAGGCGCTCGACTGGGCCCAGGCGAACCCCGACGCGGTGCGTGCGGCGATCGTGGAGAACATGGGCATCCCGGAGGCCGCGGCCGCCGGCATCACCCTGCCCACCTTCACGGCGAAGCTCGACGAGGCCAACGTCACGTCGCTCGCGGAACTCGGCGTCGAGTTCGGCGTGCTGCCCGAGATGCCCGACTTCGGCAAGCTGATCAACCTGCAGTGA
- a CDS encoding methylenetetrahydrofolate reductase: MTENAASAPAAALLDDFSLEMTGKDVAGLAEAAPLLPVGTRVNVTFLGHEDLDMRLAAAQAVLDHGFLPVPHISARRLASQTQLEEFLGRLQDIGASERVFVVGGDPATPEGPYASSLDVIRTGILGDYGVREVSIAGYPEGHPDISNDMLRDALADKHAALREQGLGSVILTQFAFDTDPVLAWIEDVRAQGIESTIRVGTPGPAGIKRLVAFATRFGVGANALIVRKYGFSLTNLMGTAGPERFVAHLGERLAAAPHTGEVKLHFYTFGGLPATAEWVRAHREGTP; encoded by the coding sequence ATGACGGAGAACGCCGCCAGCGCCCCCGCCGCCGCACTGCTCGACGACTTCTCGCTCGAGATGACGGGCAAGGATGTCGCCGGTCTCGCCGAAGCTGCACCGCTTCTGCCCGTGGGCACCCGCGTCAACGTGACCTTCCTCGGCCACGAGGATCTCGACATGCGTCTCGCCGCGGCGCAGGCCGTTCTCGACCACGGCTTCCTCCCCGTCCCCCACATCTCGGCTCGGCGCCTCGCATCGCAGACGCAGCTCGAGGAGTTCCTCGGCCGCCTCCAGGACATCGGCGCCAGCGAGCGCGTGTTCGTCGTCGGCGGCGACCCCGCAACCCCCGAAGGCCCCTACGCCTCCTCGCTCGACGTCATCCGCACGGGCATCCTCGGCGACTACGGCGTGCGCGAGGTGAGCATCGCCGGCTACCCCGAAGGCCACCCCGACATCTCGAACGACATGCTGCGCGACGCCCTCGCCGACAAGCACGCCGCGCTCCGCGAGCAGGGACTCGGATCCGTGATCCTCACCCAGTTCGCCTTCGACACCGACCCCGTGCTCGCGTGGATCGAGGATGTGCGCGCGCAGGGCATCGAGTCGACCATCCGCGTCGGCACCCCCGGCCCCGCCGGCATCAAGCGCCTCGTCGCCTTCGCGACCCGCTTCGGCGTGGGCGCGAACGCGCTCATCGTGCGCAAGTACGGCTTCTCGCTCACCAACCTCATGGGCACCGCGGGGCCCGAGCGCTTCGTCGCCCACCTCGGCGAGCGCCTCGCCGCCGCACCCCACACGGGCGAGGTGAAGCTGCACTTCTACACGTTCGGCGGCCTCCCCGCGACAGCCGAGTGGGTGCGCGCGCACCGCGAGGGCACCCCGTGA
- the purU gene encoding formyltetrahydrofolate deformylase: protein MTAVAPAPELSPTARRHDHACLIVHGPDRSGIVAAVTSLIARHGGNIVSLDQYSDDADGGAFFQRVVFHRPGLAAALPEIRADLEATLAPLGLDSMLTDQSTPKRMAILASTSDHCLLDLLWRHRRGELPVSIPMVISNHTTSADDVRSFGIPFIHVPSTGADKSDAEAEILRLLAGNVDFVVLARYMQILSDDLLERIGVPIINIHHSFLPAFIGAAPYRKAKERGVKLIGATSHYVTRDLDEGPIIEQDVTRVTHAMTAADLQARGAYVEREVLSRAVQWHADDRVIRHGTHTIVF, encoded by the coding sequence GTGACGGCGGTCGCGCCCGCCCCCGAGCTGAGCCCCACCGCGCGGCGCCACGACCACGCGTGCCTCATCGTGCACGGGCCCGACCGCTCGGGCATCGTCGCCGCGGTCACCTCGCTCATCGCTCGTCACGGCGGCAACATCGTCTCGCTCGACCAGTACTCGGATGACGCCGACGGCGGCGCCTTCTTCCAGCGCGTCGTCTTCCACCGACCCGGCCTCGCCGCAGCGCTCCCCGAGATCCGCGCCGACCTCGAGGCGACGCTCGCGCCCCTCGGCCTCGACTCGATGCTCACCGACCAGTCGACCCCCAAGCGCATGGCGATCCTCGCTTCCACCTCCGACCACTGCCTGCTCGACCTGCTGTGGCGACACCGCCGCGGCGAGCTGCCGGTGAGCATCCCCATGGTCATCTCGAACCACACCACGAGCGCCGACGACGTGCGCTCGTTCGGCATCCCGTTCATCCACGTGCCCTCGACCGGCGCCGACAAGAGCGACGCCGAAGCCGAGATCCTGAGGCTCCTCGCCGGCAACGTGGACTTCGTGGTTCTCGCGCGCTACATGCAGATCCTCTCCGACGACCTCCTCGAGCGGATCGGCGTGCCGATCATCAACATCCACCACAGCTTCCTGCCCGCCTTCATCGGCGCGGCCCCCTACCGCAAGGCGAAAGAGCGGGGCGTGAAGCTCATCGGAGCCACCTCGCACTACGTCACCCGCGACCTCGACGAGGGGCCGATCATCGAACAGGACGTCACCCGGGTGACCCATGCGATGACCGCCGCCGATCTGCAGGCGCGCGGAGCCTACGTCGAGCGCGAAGTGCTCTCACGTGCCGTGCAATGGCACGCCGACGACCGTGTCATCCGGCACGGCACCCACACCATCGTCTTCTGA
- a CDS encoding aminomethyl transferase family protein, giving the protein MTDTTTRAANLQQVLDRTGSPVELLRNSQIGSYIYPVVPSDFQNWIKEQTAWREASVLYDQSHHMDNLFLRGSDAIRLISDTAINSTALFPVDKAKQYVPTTASGHVIGDGILFREAEDEYVYVGRSPAANWLLFHGETGDYKNLEIEVDRRSPSRPYGHAVSRRYYRFQIQGPTAWAVIEKLNGGPVEQLKFFNMGTMQIDGTTVRTLRHGMAGAPGLEIWGPYADHDRIRDAIVEAGAEFGLVPVGSRAYPSNTLESGWIPSPLPAIYTGEAERAYREWLPADGYEATGTLAGSFVSDDIEDYYLTPWELGYGSFIKFDHDFIGRDALEKVDPATQRRKVTLAWNGDDMTRLFGSMFQPEGPRYKFFDLPLANYGSANYDSIVDADGTVVGFSMFTGYSANERRALSLATVDPGVPDGTELRVVWGEPNGGSRKAAVEPHEQTEIRAVVSPVPYSTVARVEYHGGWRTGYTD; this is encoded by the coding sequence ATGACAGACACCACCACCCGGGCCGCGAACCTGCAGCAGGTGCTGGATCGCACCGGCAGCCCCGTCGAGCTGCTGCGCAACTCGCAGATCGGCTCGTACATCTACCCCGTCGTGCCGAGCGACTTCCAGAACTGGATCAAGGAGCAGACCGCGTGGCGCGAAGCCTCGGTGCTGTACGACCAGTCGCACCACATGGACAACCTGTTCCTGCGCGGCTCCGACGCGATCCGCCTCATCAGCGACACCGCGATCAACTCGACCGCCCTGTTCCCCGTCGACAAGGCCAAGCAGTACGTGCCGACCACGGCATCCGGGCACGTCATCGGCGACGGCATCCTGTTCCGCGAGGCGGAGGACGAGTACGTGTACGTCGGCCGCTCCCCCGCGGCCAACTGGCTGCTGTTCCACGGCGAGACGGGCGACTACAAGAACCTCGAGATCGAGGTCGACCGCCGCTCGCCGTCGCGCCCCTACGGCCACGCCGTCTCGCGCCGCTACTACCGCTTCCAGATCCAGGGCCCCACCGCCTGGGCCGTGATCGAGAAGCTCAACGGCGGCCCCGTCGAGCAGCTCAAGTTCTTCAACATGGGCACGATGCAGATCGACGGCACGACCGTGCGCACCCTCCGCCACGGCATGGCGGGCGCGCCCGGCCTCGAGATCTGGGGCCCCTACGCCGACCACGACCGCATCCGCGACGCGATCGTCGAGGCGGGAGCCGAGTTCGGCCTCGTACCCGTCGGCTCGCGCGCCTACCCGTCGAACACCCTCGAATCCGGATGGATCCCGTCGCCGCTGCCCGCGATCTACACGGGCGAGGCCGAGCGCGCCTACCGCGAATGGCTGCCCGCCGACGGCTACGAGGCCACCGGCACGCTCGCCGGCTCCTTCGTCTCGGACGACATCGAGGACTACTACCTCACCCCGTGGGAGCTCGGCTACGGATCGTTCATCAAGTTCGACCACGACTTCATCGGACGCGACGCGCTCGAGAAGGTCGACCCCGCGACCCAGCGCCGCAAGGTGACGCTCGCGTGGAACGGCGACGACATGACGCGCCTGTTCGGCTCGATGTTCCAGCCGGAGGGCCCGCGCTACAAGTTCTTCGACCTGCCTCTGGCGAACTACGGATCGGCGAACTACGACTCGATCGTCGACGCCGACGGCACCGTCGTCGGGTTCTCCATGTTCACCGGCTACAGCGCCAACGAGCGCCGCGCGCTCTCGCTCGCGACCGTCGACCCGGGTGTGCCCGACGGCACCGAGCTGCGCGTCGTCTGGGGCGAGCCGAACGGCGGCAGCCGCAAGGCGGCCGTCGAGCCGCACGAGCAGACCGAGATCCGCGCCGTCGTCAGCCCCGTTCCGTACTCGACCGTCGCACGCGTCGAGTACCACGGCGGATGGCGCACCGGCTACACCGACTGA